GCAGAACACAAAGTTATAATAAGATCttgcaaagaaacaagaaactaCTGATGCAGCAGTATAGATGTTATTTCGCTCTAACACAACTGAAATAATTTAGTTGAGTCCTAATATCCAAAAAGTACAACATCTGACCACGTGAGTGTTTCTGTCCAGCGCTCCCTGCGGATCCTCGGCCCAGGTATCCTCTGAGCTCTCTGCTGGACGGCTTCCAGTGCGTGCGACACGATGAGCACATCTCCTACGGGAACCTGGGGGACTCCGTGCCACCGTTTGGACTTGCCTTCGCCTCCGGTAacacatctgcatttttttacTGTCAGATGAGATCCCATCAGTGGCTGTTGTCATTTTATCTGACTggctcttctctcgtctctgtTTAGCCGGGAATCTGCGCAATGTCCTTGCAGCGGCTAACGAAGAAGGCATCGTGAGGATCTACAACACGGAGAGCAGAGAAAAGGCGCTTCTTAAAGGTATGTGGAGAGCCTTCTTTGCTCACAACTGTTACGTCTATCATCAGGAATATATCAGTGGTTAATGTTATGGGGGACTTTGCAGAATGGCTGGCTCATGAGAATGCTGTCTTCGACATTGCCTGGGTGCCGGGGGAGCCTCAGTTGGTAAGTGTTAATGaattccatgtttttttaaaattctttttcttttctgtagtttttttaaaatttctttctgCACGTTGTAAACTCTTTTCCTGCACCCTTCGTCAGGTGACTGCTGCAGGTGATCAGATGGCCCGGCTGTGGGATGTGAAGACAGGAGACATGCTGGGCAGCTTCAAGGGCCACCTCTGCAGCCTTAAGTCTGTAGCCTTCACGCCTCAGGACAAAGGTATATTATACATCTGACCAAATGCATTGACAGGGGAAATGAATGCTCCCTGTAGTCTCTTAAAATTCACAGGGAAactcagttttttaaaattgtgtctAGATTATATCATCCAGCATATTGGATTTTGAGAaactgtgtttcattttaatattaatggGGCTTTTGTTGTCCTTGTTTCAACAGCTGTGTTCTGCACCGGAGCCAGAGATGGAAATATTATGGTCTGGGACACCAGGTGCAGCAAAAAAGGTAATGATTTGGTTCAATTTCCTTTTGATTTTCAGTGATTATGTCAATTTTGACCACctgatcttctttttttgtgtgtgaaatggcAGAAGATAATAGActtaatgggggaaaaaaaggtggtCATTCATGAATTATGTTTGATCTCCCCCTCAGATGGTTTCTACAGACAAGTGAAACAGATCAGTGGCGCTCACAACAAAGCGGAGACACACCCCCCGTCTAAAACCAAGAAGCGACGGAGCAGCACACGCGGCATGGCTCCCAGTGTGGTGAGTCTCCTTCATAACTCCCCCTGTTTATTGAAATATAAAGTGTAATAGAGACTAGCCCGACCTTcaatctttttgtttgtttgttttttctcgcAGGACACCCAGCAGAGTGTCACAGTGGTTTTGTTTCGGGATCAAcacaccctcatctcctctgggGCTGTTGACGGGTAAGAAATCACTGTTGCATGTTATCAACGTCATTATGTCATTATAAAATGACTATCGTGTTTATAAATTTATTCATTCTGATTCTCCAAACCAGAGTTATCAAGTTATGGGATCTGAGGAAGAACTACACTGCTCACCGTCAGGATCCCGTTCCCCTGCAGTCGTTCCTGTACCCGGGCTCTTGCATGCGCATGCGACTGGGTCAGTTTTTTGCTTCACTTGGCATCGACTTTACACGGAGCTGCATGTAAATCATGAAAAATAAGCTGAATACTGTTTTTTGCGTGTGTTGCAGGTTATTCCGGGCTTGTTCTGGACTCCACGAGATCCAATGTCATGTGCAACTGCACCGATGATAATATCTACATGTTCAATGTCAGCGGAGTAAAGACGGCTCCAGGTAAACAAGGGCTCCTCTCCATCATATACATGTTGTTCAACCTGCGCCAAAATAGTCCTCTTCCTGTTTATCACCAATATGTTACCATTGCATATCACTAGATGGGGCTGCAACACTTAATTTCCATTGGTTTAACCACCATGAGCAACAGGAGCAGTATCTGTTTGATTCAGAGAAAATGTCGAGATGCAGCGTGTCTATCCTAATACCTTTTAATTCAGAGCTTTGAAATAAAAGGTCTCTAATTTAGTGTTTTGcaccattgcttcattgtagagctgtgtgcagctcaCTTTTACCCCGCTGTCACCCAATCTCTCTCTCGTTTTCCCTCTCACAACGACTTTGACCGCACTGAAAGAAATCCTGCCCATGTCGGTGACCCCGTTACAACATGCACACAGTTTTTACTGTCCTCTGCAGGCTGGCAGGATTCAGCATACACTCAGTAGATATAACTTTCAGTGTGCGCGTTGTTCACACGACAAGTGTACAGTTCTATCTGGATCCACGCCAAAATTTGATGGGTTCTTTCTTGCCCCGTGTCACATCCTGTCCATCCCAGTTTCGCGGAAAtccattcagtgtttttttgcgtaatcctgctgacaaacaaacagacagcaaAACCTAATCTCCCTGGCAGAGGTAAAAAGACCTCAGTCCCTGAGAGTGAGGGAAAGTTGgcttcctctggttcctctccttTAGGCTtgtgctgtttgtttcccttactctttattgttctgttttttaagaTAGTTTTTGCTTGTATTTCCTCCACAGTGGCAACGTTCAGTGGCCACCAGAACTCCTCATTCTATATCAAGTCCACTATAAGCCCAGACGACCAGTTCTTGGCCAGTGGCTCAAGCGACAATCACACGTACATCTGGAAGGTGAGAtcgtcattttattttttgtgaacaTTGTTTGGTCTTGTGTTTGCAGTGTTCAAGgtttttaatcaattttttttttttttagatctctGATCCTCAACATCCTCCCATGACGCTTCAAGGCCACAATGAGGAAGTGACATCTGTTGCATGGTGCCCAACAGATTTCTCTAAGGTAGGACACCAAACCCTAATAAGTCATAACCAGCTATGTTAGTGTCATGAGTTTTATCCTGTTTCATTTGGGCAAAACCTACAAATGTTTctcagacatttttgttttgtttccctgcTGTAAACCTGAGTAGTTTTACTAAGCCAGGAAACTGGATTTAGTCTCTGTGTAATCCCCACTGCTCTGTTGGCAGATCGCTTCCTGCTCAGATGACCACACCGTCCGGATCTGGAGGCTTCACCGGGAAATGGATGGAGCACGGTCTGCAGTGGGGGATGTCAACCTTGTGGGCCGGGCACATCCTAAATCTCCCACAAGTGAGCATTTCAACTATCCTTCAATCCTCGTTAAAAAACTGACATGAAATACTGTTGTCATCATACTACCATGTCATCATACGCATGTTGTGTTTAACTTGACAGCAACTTGTCTGGTGTCTTTCATTCCTTTTCTGTGCTTTTACACTGTTAATAACAAAGATGTCTGCTTTTGTCAAGGGCCTTTAATCGGAGCTGAGGTAACTCCTGCCAAGGCCCAGAGGACGGAGAGTCTTCGAGGCCTGGCCTCGCCCCAGCTCGCTGCTTGTGCACCCAGCGGTGCCGCCCTGCCACTGCCCTCCAGCACAGTTTCACCCGTCCCGTCGCAGGAGGCGAAGGCTGCTGCCGTTCGCCAGAGAACGCCATCCTCCATCAAACAGTGGTTATCGCCCAGCCGCGGGTCTCCTGGCCAGgtcacccctcctctccgcaGGGTGCTGAGCCCGTGTCCCCAGAGTCCGGCGAGTAGCAACTCTCCCACCGAGCGACGGGCCAAACGCAGGCTGGAGACCGGTGCGTCTTCAGGCTGCGAGGGTACAGAACAATGTGACTGCGTCGCCGAACTTTACCCCGCGGCCAAGAGAGTCCGGACCCTCTCTGGTCTCTGCTGCCCTGTTCAGGAGAGCATGGTGCAAACAGACTGTCACACAGAGGACAAGTTAGCCTCCTCTAGACTGAGCGGTAAGGAGAATTTGTCTCCTGGAAGAACGGACTGGCTGTCGGTGTTGGGCCAAAAGATGAAGAAAGGCCACGGAAGCCCGATCACTCCCAGAAGTCCCAGTGCCTCGAAGAAACAGGAAGGGAAAACACCAGCTTCACCGGTAAGTAACGGATTTCCAGGTCAAAATGTCCGTCTTGACCTCCTACATAAAAGTTTCAAATTTACGAGGAGGTTgccaggaaaagttccagaaaaagtgcgaagcaacatttgcgttctcgcatTCAGTTCCTCtggaaaaatgtctggactacaatgtgtgtctgaaagcagctcaagtgAGAGAGAATTCAGTTCACGCCTTCCTTCCACTTTCAGTTTCTTGGAATGTTGCCAGTCTAGAATTTCAAGCTTGAAAGTCACCAAATTCCAAATAAGTTAATTACAAAAGAATTACACAGGCTTTAGTAATCATTGTTGACGGTCCCGTCTTTATTGGTGATAATGTTGgcatgcgtttttttttttatagcaacGAAGATGGAGAATGCAGTtgacatgtttcatgtttttttttgtttttcagacaatCCGCTCACCGCAAACCATGAAGAAAATCTCGACATATTTCACGCGACCCACTCTGGAGTGACCACCATGAGCAAATTGGATGTTCCGGGCTTCTGTttaaatgcaatgtttttatttagacATGTTTATGTCCAGGTTACATAACTACATGAACCTGACTGAGACTGAATATTTAATTCTGCAGTTTTCACATCCAgagaggctgttttttttgtttgttttttaaattgggtCGTACGTATTTGCATGTGCCTCCTACACAATTTTCCGGTGCTGTGCTGGATTACTGATTTGGAAATCAGGTTGCCTTTTGCCGAGTAAATCTTTCACTTTACTAAAACCTGACTAATTTAACAGAGAATACAAGACCCCATGTTTCCTAAAGTCGTTCAGGAGGTTAACAAGGTATTAATCCTCAAGTACAGAGAAAAGTATATGTCCACAGTTGTGGATATTTTAACTcctgcttaaaaaaatataatatatatttgctgCACAGTTTTGAGCCCTTTTTATGAACTTAACCAAGATTGAAACTGTAAGCTGGTCACAGCATCGCATGCCATTTATATCTTCACttcttattgttgttttttttgcatgaatggGGTTTGGCCTTTTACTGCCAGTGTTATGCGTATAAATATCCGCTGATTGTGATTTCCCTGAGCAAACGCTCAAGCTGTTTATATGTACAAAATAACCAATGGTTGTTACGcttggtttgtttgtatttaattaACACAAACTTGCTGTGGTCTGACCTTTATTAAATTGAAATCAGATTTCATGTGATTGGTTGTATCTCTTCATCTTTGTGATGTGTAATGAACGATGCTTGCGGATGACACAAATGACAGCGTTGTCATGATCTTAATTATGTACTGCAGTTGTTCCCAactaaaagataaataaataaataaaaatagctTGTGTCCAAGCTGTAAAACAAAGCTGCGTCTGCTTTTGATCCCCCTTCACAAGTTACACGTTGATATTGCTCAGTTTTATTTGAATACTTTGATCTGCAGTCAAAATTATTCTGTAATTCGAATAGCAAATGAAATTATTAGATTAACGTCTGCAGGtcaattaagatttttttttctgcctttctgtccTGTTAAACGTCTAACAACCtctctgaatttttttaatactttgcAAAGTTAAAATTTGTGccctagaatttttttttccccccatcctTCCTAACCTAGGTTAGATAAAACATAGATCTCtacattatattaatattgGTCTGAATGTGTCACAGATGCAGGGAAAATACTCTGGAGAGGCAGTAGTTTACTGATCTGtggtaaaaacatgtttaactgctgcagactgctgcaaaaaaaattgggggggggggctgctgtagaactgcaacagttaatcgttTAGTAataaattactaaattaatcgccaactattttgatcatcgattaatcggttcaggtagttttaatgtccaaaaaaaagagttaaaattctgattttcagctttttaaatgtgaatatgctGTGGttgctttgctcctctgtgacagtaatcTGAATATCTCtggtatgtggacaaaacaagacatcatcttggtggtttttggaaacaccatcgacatttttcaccatttgatgaTATTTcgtggaccaaacaactaatcgattaatcgagaaaataatcgacagatttatcgattatGAAATAACCGACTCCTGCTGCCACTCCTCATCCAACCGCCCGACGTCACGCATTTGTTTTCACACCATCACGTGTTGCGACCCCCCCCGCCCGCTTTCTCTACCCACCCTGCGATTGGCTTAAAAAGTTTCCAGCTTTTTTAATTCTCTCGCCTGCGATTGGCCGCTgcgagctgtcagtcagtgacGTGCGCCCGTCTGGCTCCTGTCGTCGAACCAAACAGTCGAGTCAGGCAGGCAGACGGCGAACGGAGCGGCGGGGCAGGGAGTGTTGTACGGCGGCTCCACTCGGCACGACGTCCATTAATgtgctgttttggttttttttataaagtagCCGGCCCGTTTTAGAGGTTGTTGCACCGGCGACAGAGACGGCGCCAGTCGTTTGAGGACACGGCTAACTTCTGTTTTTCATCGTTAAATGACGCTCAGTCGTTGAGTGGAAAGAGAACTTCATCCATCTCGCGGATAgttcttctgaaaaaaacacccaGCGGAAGTCTGGTCCGGGATTATAAAACCACAGCTTGAAGGTTTTTCTTATTTAAGAACTGCACGAAATCCATGGGGCTATTTTCCTTCGTGACTTTCTCCCCCTCGACCAGCGGTGCGAACTGCTGCGGCGGCTAACATTAACGTCGgctaatcttttttttagcacgccaagctaagctaagctaggctaggctaggtTAGCTCGCAGGCTAGGTTAGCTTGCAGCCTAGCAGCACATTGGTTCGCCCGTTGTCAAGTGCTTCACTTCACCCGGTAACTTTCACGACAATGCGCCTCGTACGCTTCGCAACAGGTGGACCGTCTGCGAACACAACGACGCGTCGGGAATAATCAGACATTCAGAAACTTTTAGCGATATTCGTCTCGTGTTGCACTGCGGGCCATGTCATGAGTTGTTGGGCTTTTCGGTTGGTGTTTTGAGgatcgcgccccccccccccccccccccccgttccagAAGAGAAGTTAGCCCCCTGAAGATGCAGCCTCGGGACACAGTCTGAACACCCAATAGCGACCTAACATGTTGGATCATACAGAATAACTCGACACTTGGATCGGAGGTGAGCTTCGAGTCGTGCCGTTTTCCCTCCACGTTGTTGGTGCACGCTGATGTGAAACGAAGAGGAAACCTTCCAGTTGCAACCCAGGGACATACAACTGCTCGCCtgaagtcctcctcctcctcctcgtcgtcgtcgtcctcggtGTATGCGTCAAGATGTCGGCCATCTCTGCGTCGGAGAAAGTGGACGGGTTCACGCGAAAGTCCATGAGGAAGGCCCAGAGGCAGAGGAAGTCCCAGGGCTCCTCGCAGTACCGCACTCAGAGCGCCCCGGTGGAGCTCTCCCCGCTGCCACAGCTGAAAGGTacggtggggtgggggggggggctgtgttttgtcattacctgtgtagtgttgtgtgttttacGCAAGATCAGCAACAGTTCACGTTCAACACGTGACAGCAGTTCGCGCTGGGAGTGTACgcagtttgcacacacacacacacacacacaatctcatacacacacacaatctcatacacacacacacacacgcacacactggacTGGGCCCAGCATTAGTTGTGAAAACATCTTCAAATATGTCCATCTCATTTTATATTCTGCTGCACAACTAGATGCAAATTCCATTTGGACAatttgcacagaaaaacaacaccgaTCCAGAGGCAGAGAGTGATGCAGAAGATTGAGTGGGTTAACGCAGAAGTGTAATCCCGCTTAACTCAAATCAGATTGCGGGCACTTTCCAAATCAAGTGAATGGGGAAAGTGGTGTCACACCTTTGGAGCCTCACACTGTGTCAAGCCGTGTTGGTTGGTGTGTCTCCACAAAGAAGGCgtccacagagacacagtgtgtACAACACAACCCCTGTGGCTGGCCGGTCAGATTGGAGCggcttgtgttttcttcctgtgtgttgATGCTGGTAGAGACTGTTGAAAGTGAAGACAACAGTTGAGCAAGCGGAGGAAGGGCTCTgttatcttgttttattttttttcttccccctccgcAGCTTGACAAGTTTATATTGTGTGATGTTGCAAGCCATCTCCAGTGCAAACACGCTGAAGTGTAACTCCAGTCCTGTGCCAGGGGCAGAATTGCTGGAACATCTCAATGAAGACGAGCTAAATAAAGCTGTCTTAACTCATTCCCATTCATTGGCCACACACACTTATCCGGATCATTCCAGCGAATATAAGAATGTGAACATGCTGGTTTCAAGCTGCTTTATCCAAACCTGATGCTTAAGTTTACCTTACTATGCTACAGCAGTATTCCACAACATTTGTCCAGGTGGAGAAGAAGCTGGTAGGAAGTATCACATTGCTGCAGCCGAGTAAAGTATAACTTTTAATTAAACACCAGTTAGTgtgcctttattttttaatagttttagCAGTGAGGTACGGGTTAGCAAAGCTGTAATTGCAGTCTAGAATACAAGACAgcgacaaacaaaaaaaatgcatcaagcGAAACAAGACACGGTGGAATAATATGTTTGGCCAGTATTAAACCTTGCTGTCTGTTGTCAGTTGATGCAGAACTCTGTTGTAGGTGGAGGTGGGCATGTGGGGTGGAGGTCAGGTGAAGTATGGCATGTGACCTCATCAAGGAGACTGCTCCCTACCTGTCGAGTGTAGTGCTGCTCTGACTGAAAGGAGAAATGCCTCAGTTATTACCAGCCTTGACGGCGGGGGTGGGGTTGTTTTCACcttgccagtgtgtgtgtgtgcgtgtatccTGGAGACACCCTCTCAAGCAGGAACTACCACAGAGATGGTTTTGAGTAATTTGTCAGGTGCTGATTTGTCTGGATGTGGACAGGATTTTGTTGCCGCTTCACAAAACACTTGCAAGAATCCAAATGAAGGCCATGCTCGAAAAAAATGGGTGTGGCCCGAGCAAGGACGCCAGAAGGAAAGGGGGAAGGAATGCGTGTCATACGTAAAACAAGCTAATCACTTTCAAATATGTCCGTCACTTCTCTTTTCTATCAGAAAATGTGGTAACAAGACAAATCTAAGCCTGCACCGGCCTAGACCGTCGGTTGTGTTGCCGTAAGCTGCTCACAACAATGCGTACATTTCCAGCGTGTACTTAAACATGTTTTCACGCGTTTATTTTCACGTGTGCAACAACCATCTTGTATTGGTTTTTACCTTAAGCTAGCATAGAACAGAGAACTGGGAATATTGAATTGGgagttttgttttaaactttgtcTACGGATCTGCAGCATATGAGAGACCATATAACTTCTAACACTATTACAGTGTTACACTTAATTGTACATAAACATAATGTCATATAGAGGCAGAACTGTTGATAATGTCTGTAATGGAAtgagatacatgtacagtaaaatgaaCGTGAATGTTTTGGCAGGACATATTCCTAATCATGACTcatatgcctttttttattgaagacTGGCGTCATTAAATTTAATAACTGGACTGTACTCAGGCTTATAATCTAGACAAGCCCCAACAACTTATCAGCAGTGTTCATGTTGCTTGGAGAAGCAGAGCTGGAGAAAGAGTAACCTGCCCGTTCAAGTATAGTGAGAACTTTTTAACATGATGCAACTTCTCAAAtgctagaagaagaaaaaatctgtcataAACGAGTTGGTATCacacataggcacacacacacacatattgacaACAAACCTATATCAAATGGTAAATTGTAATACGTAttgcattcatttcattcatgtttaaaaGTAGTTTTTCATAAATGGTAGATTCCTACATCTGCCTACATTTGTGCATGTTTAAATTTAGTCATTCACCATCTGTCCTCTTTGATGGCAGCACACTCGTTATACATAAACATCACACGAGTCTGTGGCGACATGCACATGCATAGCTGTCTGTTCTTGTACAATGTATGTTAAGGGGTAAATATGAAAACTAAATAAGATAATGGTGGTATTGTGCTTTCAGCCAACACTATGAATCACGTTTGCCCAA
This sequence is a window from Scophthalmus maximus strain ysfricsl-2021 chromosome 18, ASM2237912v1, whole genome shotgun sequence. Protein-coding genes within it:
- the dtl gene encoding denticleless protein homolog, producing MLFRSIVDRGVGKRRQNALPADPRPRYPLSSLLDGFQCVRHDEHISYGNLGDSVPPFGLAFASAGNLRNVLAAANEEGIVRIYNTESREKALLKEWLAHENAVFDIAWVPGEPQLVTAAGDQMARLWDVKTGDMLGSFKGHLCSLKSVAFTPQDKAVFCTGARDGNIMVWDTRCSKKDGFYRQVKQISGAHNKAETHPPSKTKKRRSSTRGMAPSVDTQQSVTVVLFRDQHTLISSGAVDGVIKLWDLRKNYTAHRQDPVPLQSFLYPGSCMRMRLGYSGLVLDSTRSNVMCNCTDDNIYMFNVSGVKTAPVATFSGHQNSSFYIKSTISPDDQFLASGSSDNHTYIWKISDPQHPPMTLQGHNEEVTSVAWCPTDFSKIASCSDDHTVRIWRLHREMDGARSAVGDVNLVGRAHPKSPTRPLIGAEVTPAKAQRTESLRGLASPQLAACAPSGAALPLPSSTVSPVPSQEAKAAAVRQRTPSSIKQWLSPSRGSPGQVTPPLRRVLSPCPQSPASSNSPTERRAKRRLETGASSGCEGTEQCDCVAELYPAAKRVRTLSGLCCPVQESMVQTDCHTEDKLASSRLSGKENLSPGRTDWLSVLGQKMKKGHGSPITPRSPSASKKQEGKTPASPTIRSPQTMKKISTYFTRPTLE